One region of Catenuloplanes indicus genomic DNA includes:
- a CDS encoding Dabb family protein — protein sequence MTEEKKMIYHGNRIKIKEGVPPEQLETALESLRNQGRVIPSVTSFVVGPDFGGEFDWGAVFVIEDLDGYWEYLTHPAHSNTDRVGLPLVEKFHSFDITDDPDPEMGARIAELHRRRYANDAELTKLVADLPEYTGSSAPETAA from the coding sequence ATGACCGAGGAGAAGAAGATGATCTACCACGGCAACCGCATCAAGATCAAGGAAGGCGTCCCGCCGGAGCAGCTGGAGACCGCGCTGGAGAGCCTGCGCAACCAGGGCCGGGTGATCCCGTCGGTGACGTCGTTCGTGGTCGGGCCGGACTTCGGCGGCGAGTTCGACTGGGGCGCGGTGTTCGTCATCGAGGACCTGGACGGCTACTGGGAGTACCTGACCCACCCGGCACACTCCAACACCGACCGGGTCGGCCTTCCCCTGGTGGAGAAGTTCCACTCGTTCGACATCACCGACGACCCGGACCCCGAGATGGGCGCCAGGATCGCCGAGCTGCACCGGCGGCGCTACGCCAACGACGCCGAGCTGACCAAGCTCGTCGCCGACCTGCCCGAGTACACCGGCAGCAGCGCGCCGGAGACGGCCGCGTAG
- a CDS encoding MFS transporter: MTTISTRPPATAARATVLASASLTIMGAAIIAPGLPAMTAAYAGTQAAEVLVRLTLTVTSLAIAVTAPAAGLLADRVGRRPLLIASLALYAAAALILPAAALFLGEPARRTGAVHGSPHRGDRREPGDHRGVRPGGRRHGHLLHGPPRSCRSGSPRSAPARP; the protein is encoded by the coding sequence ATGACGACCATCTCGACGCGGCCGCCGGCGACCGCCGCGCGCGCCACCGTCCTGGCCTCGGCCAGTCTGACCATCATGGGGGCGGCGATCATCGCTCCCGGCCTGCCCGCCATGACCGCCGCGTACGCCGGGACCCAGGCGGCCGAGGTCCTGGTCCGCCTCACCCTGACCGTGACGTCGCTGGCCATCGCGGTGACCGCGCCGGCCGCGGGGCTGCTCGCCGACCGCGTCGGACGGCGGCCGCTGCTCATCGCCTCGCTGGCGCTCTACGCCGCGGCCGCGCTGATCCTGCCGGCCGCCGCGCTCTTCCTGGGCGAGCCGGCCCGGCGTACCGGCGCGGTGCACGGCTCCCCCCACCGCGGCGACCGGCGTGAGCCGGGAGATCATCGGGGTGTACGTCCTGGCGGCCGGCGCCACGGTCATCTTCTACATGGCCCCCCACGCAGCTGCCGTTCTGGCTCACCACGATCGGCGCCGGCACGGCCGTGA
- a CDS encoding asparagine synthase-related protein: protein MPGEDAWERRMREVSYLAQIWWVPFLLARKDRMSMAHGLEVRVPFADHRLLEYLYHVPWAMKFFDGKEKSLLRAAVADLLPDSVLQRRKSPYPSTQDARYERMLRARAGEILADPAAPSAGLLNVPALTELFRSPLESSGFGPRRRCAELVAGLDDWLRRYPVRLRLP, encoded by the coding sequence CTGCCCGGCGAGGACGCGTGGGAGCGGCGGATGCGCGAGGTGAGCTATCTGGCCCAGATCTGGTGGGTGCCGTTCCTGCTCGCCCGCAAGGACCGGATGAGCATGGCGCACGGCCTCGAGGTCCGGGTGCCGTTCGCCGACCATCGACTGCTGGAGTACCTCTACCACGTACCGTGGGCGATGAAGTTCTTCGACGGGAAGGAGAAGAGCCTGCTTCGTGCGGCCGTCGCGGACCTGCTGCCCGATTCGGTGCTGCAGCGGCGGAAGAGTCCTTATCCGTCCACTCAGGACGCGCGGTACGAGCGGATGCTGCGGGCACGCGCCGGCGAGATCCTCGCCGACCCGGCGGCGCCGAGCGCCGGGCTGCTCAACGTGCCGGCGTTGACGGAGCTGTTCCGGTCGCCGCTGGAGAGCAGCGGGTTCGGGCCACGGCGGCGCTGCGCCGAGCTGGTGGCCGGACTCGACGACTGGCTGCGCCGCTATCCGGTGCGGTTGCGGCTGCCCTGA
- a CDS encoding ABC transporter permease, with protein sequence MPAIGLPLLGIAVAVGLWWLVTVLFEVSPLFLPGPPDLVESLRAAGRGQYLLERSLETVEVTLTGFGIAMSGGFAVAVLLAAFRGVERAVMPVLVALNAVPKVGLAPLLVVWLGFDIEPKVVLVVLICFFPMLVTTMSGLASTPAELGELIESLAASRWQAYVKVRLPWALPQIFVGLKLSVPLAVIGAVVAETNNPNSGLGSVIVKASAQFDTPLAFVALVLLALLSAGLFYLVAGLERLLLPWAREISADRG encoded by the coding sequence GTGCCAGCGATCGGGCTGCCGCTGCTCGGGATCGCCGTGGCAGTCGGCCTGTGGTGGCTGGTTACCGTGTTGTTCGAGGTCAGTCCGCTCTTCCTGCCCGGGCCACCGGACCTCGTCGAGTCGCTGCGAGCGGCGGGGCGCGGGCAGTACCTGCTGGAGCGTTCGCTGGAGACCGTCGAGGTGACGCTGACCGGCTTCGGCATCGCCATGTCGGGCGGGTTCGCCGTGGCCGTGCTGCTGGCCGCGTTCCGCGGTGTCGAGCGTGCGGTCATGCCGGTACTCGTGGCGCTCAACGCCGTACCGAAGGTGGGGCTGGCCCCGTTGCTGGTGGTGTGGCTCGGATTCGACATCGAGCCGAAGGTCGTGCTGGTCGTCCTGATCTGTTTCTTCCCGATGCTGGTGACGACCATGTCCGGCCTCGCCTCGACACCGGCCGAGCTGGGCGAGCTCATCGAGTCACTGGCCGCGTCACGCTGGCAGGCGTACGTCAAGGTGCGGTTGCCGTGGGCACTGCCGCAGATCTTCGTCGGGCTCAAGCTCTCCGTGCCGCTCGCGGTGATCGGGGCCGTCGTGGCCGAGACCAACAACCCGAACTCCGGTCTCGGTAGCGTCATCGTCAAGGCGTCCGCGCAGTTCGACACGCCGCTGGCGTTCGTGGCCCTGGTGTTGCTCGCCCTGCTCAGCGCGGGCCTGTTCTATCTGGTCGCCGGCCTGGAACGGCTGCTGCTGCCCTGGGCCCGGGAGATCTCCGCCGACCGCGGGTGA
- a CDS encoding ABC transporter substrate-binding protein, translating to MTLSRRTFMAAATASAAGVALAACSRDDRSGGGTLDRVTYLTSFGNLGRDAYIHAAVHKNYFADAGIEVDVQYGQAGDYNHNQLLAGRAQFASIDAAGAIIRAGKAAKPEDRSLRIVGVVHQRTLNAVAAFADMGFTSPRDLRGKTLGAVVGAAPRALFPAFARLAGIDEKSITWIDATTQNSGNLLASNRVAALATQLPTKPGLEKLAGGRPVVMFPYSDFIADLYGMTIMTHRDVIDRNPDLVRRFNQAIMRGVKYGVSNPEEIGTVLHGIDNTADAGQAAQELAILKPNSLPAAGVAVGTFDEARMARNIALLQELGLIPAGLTPADVADTRFLPESDG from the coding sequence ATGACGCTCTCGCGCAGGACGTTCATGGCCGCGGCGACCGCTTCGGCCGCGGGCGTGGCACTCGCCGCCTGTTCCCGCGACGACCGGAGCGGCGGCGGCACGCTCGACCGGGTCACGTACCTCACCTCCTTCGGCAATCTCGGCCGGGACGCGTACATCCACGCCGCGGTGCACAAGAACTACTTCGCCGACGCCGGGATCGAGGTCGACGTCCAGTACGGCCAGGCCGGCGACTACAACCACAACCAGCTGCTCGCCGGCCGGGCCCAGTTCGCCTCGATCGACGCCGCCGGCGCGATCATCCGGGCCGGCAAGGCCGCGAAGCCGGAGGACCGCTCGCTACGGATCGTCGGTGTGGTGCACCAGCGCACCCTCAACGCGGTGGCCGCCTTCGCGGACATGGGTTTCACCTCACCACGCGACCTGCGGGGCAAGACGTTGGGCGCGGTGGTCGGCGCGGCCCCGAGAGCACTGTTCCCGGCGTTCGCCCGGCTGGCCGGCATCGACGAGAAGAGCATCACCTGGATCGACGCGACCACGCAGAACAGCGGGAACCTGCTGGCGAGCAACCGGGTGGCGGCGCTGGCCACGCAGTTGCCGACGAAGCCCGGCCTGGAGAAGCTGGCCGGCGGCCGCCCGGTGGTCATGTTCCCGTACAGCGACTTCATCGCCGACCTGTACGGCATGACGATCATGACGCACCGGGACGTCATCGACCGGAACCCGGACCTGGTCCGGCGGTTCAACCAGGCGATCATGCGGGGGGTCAAGTACGGCGTCAGCAACCCGGAGGAGATCGGCACGGTCCTGCACGGGATCGACAACACGGCCGACGCCGGCCAGGCGGCACAGGAGCTGGCGATCCTCAAGCCGAACAGCTTGCCGGCGGCCGGCGTCGCGGTGGGCACCTTCGACGAGGCCCGGATGGCGCGCAACATCGCCCTGTTGCAGGAACTCGGCCTGATCCCTGCCGGGCTGACCCCCGCCGACGTCGCCGACACCCGGTTCCTTCCCGAGAGTGACGGGTGA
- a CDS encoding ATP-binding protein produces the protein MSRRRTAAVIPAEPVVSRRRAAGPPAVPRRRGLDHVGEQPFHPAQGVVVIAVQRPVDALAGREEELRGPVRHLADEARHAGRLIVELDGRFVSNSPAEFERTAQALLDQPDAVLVVDSFEHCQWLETWLWQRFLPRIADGALVLLAGRQAPATEWTADPGWAGALHAAELGPLTEEQARRLLAVNGVRPENTEAVLRFAGGNPLALSLAAAADSARPGAAQEWAPSAPALGTLIAGLIGEVPSPEHRRALEVAAHAYNTTERLLQAALPGLDSHALFAWLRGLPFMESTPHGCYPHDAVRETVVADLRWRAPEAFQAMKRTLSAEYLRQIRELPERQVLGVMSQLFYLFRDLRKVRDLYVWPRTGQVEDDPLRPEDLETIVRMAAVTEGPESAALVRYWAGRQPEGFSVYRSIGTGQAVAFVARLELPASPDPQDIAIDPVVAAAWEHCTGTVPPAPGEHIAITRFIIHPEAYQVPSPVTNLHHSRVQATAARSRGLAQGMIVLHDCELWGRLLRGALTDAGVRPRVGERTYGLFVTDWRQVPFEMWLDRILDETEVPAAEPAVTRAGFARSVREALQNWRSPRAFALSELLRSRPVADAADPVAALRALLRDAVDEAGRDPKLLKAHEALTATYFSGVPTQEAAARRAGMSFSTYRRHLRQGIDAVCATLWEVRLRGRTGPA, from the coding sequence ATGAGCCGACGTCGTACCGCCGCGGTGATCCCGGCAGAGCCGGTAGTCAGCCGGCGCCGGGCCGCTGGGCCGCCCGCAGTTCCGCGCCGCCGTGGCCTCGACCACGTCGGCGAGCAGCCGTTCCATCCGGCTCAGGGCGTCGTCGTCATAGCCGTCCAGCGCCCGGTCGACGCGCTCGCCGGCCGGGAGGAAGAACTCCGCGGTCCGGTCCGGCATCTGGCCGACGAGGCGCGGCACGCCGGACGGCTGATCGTCGAGCTGGACGGGCGGTTCGTCAGCAACTCGCCGGCCGAGTTCGAGCGGACCGCGCAGGCGCTGCTCGACCAGCCGGACGCGGTGCTGGTGGTCGACTCGTTCGAGCACTGCCAGTGGCTGGAGACGTGGCTGTGGCAGCGTTTCCTGCCCAGGATCGCCGACGGCGCCCTGGTGCTGCTGGCCGGCCGGCAGGCGCCGGCGACCGAGTGGACCGCGGATCCGGGGTGGGCGGGCGCGCTGCACGCGGCCGAGCTGGGGCCGTTGACCGAGGAGCAGGCCAGGCGGCTGCTGGCGGTCAACGGCGTCCGGCCGGAGAACACGGAGGCGGTGCTGCGGTTCGCCGGCGGGAACCCGCTCGCGCTGTCCCTGGCGGCGGCGGCCGATTCGGCGCGACCGGGTGCGGCTCAGGAGTGGGCGCCGTCGGCGCCGGCGCTGGGCACGTTGATCGCCGGCCTGATCGGGGAGGTGCCGTCGCCGGAGCACCGGCGGGCGCTGGAGGTCGCCGCGCACGCGTACAACACCACGGAGCGGCTGTTGCAGGCCGCGCTGCCCGGGCTGGACTCGCACGCGTTGTTCGCCTGGCTGCGCGGCCTGCCGTTCATGGAGAGCACACCGCACGGCTGCTACCCGCACGACGCGGTCCGCGAGACGGTGGTCGCGGACCTGCGGTGGCGGGCGCCGGAGGCGTTCCAGGCCATGAAACGCACGCTGTCGGCCGAGTACCTGCGCCAGATCCGGGAGCTGCCGGAACGGCAGGTGCTCGGCGTCATGAGCCAGCTGTTCTACCTGTTCCGTGACCTGAGGAAGGTGCGCGACCTGTACGTGTGGCCGCGCACCGGCCAGGTGGAGGACGATCCGCTGCGGCCGGAGGACCTGGAGACCATCGTACGGATGGCCGCCGTCACGGAGGGACCAGAGTCCGCGGCGCTCGTGCGCTACTGGGCCGGCCGGCAGCCCGAGGGGTTCAGCGTCTACCGGTCGATCGGCACCGGTCAGGCCGTGGCCTTCGTCGCCCGCCTGGAGCTGCCCGCGTCCCCGGACCCTCAGGACATCGCGATCGACCCGGTCGTCGCGGCCGCCTGGGAGCACTGCACCGGCACCGTGCCGCCCGCGCCCGGCGAGCACATCGCGATCACCCGGTTCATCATCCATCCGGAGGCGTACCAGGTCCCGTCGCCGGTGACGAACCTGCACCATTCCCGGGTGCAGGCGACCGCGGCGCGCAGCCGGGGCCTCGCCCAGGGAATGATCGTGCTGCACGACTGCGAGCTGTGGGGCCGTCTGCTGCGCGGGGCGCTCACCGACGCCGGTGTACGGCCACGGGTCGGCGAGCGTACGTACGGGCTGTTCGTCACGGACTGGCGGCAGGTGCCGTTCGAGATGTGGCTCGACCGCATCCTCGACGAGACCGAGGTACCGGCGGCGGAGCCGGCCGTCACCCGCGCCGGCTTCGCCCGGTCGGTGCGCGAGGCCTTGCAGAACTGGCGTTCGCCGCGCGCGTTCGCCCTCAGCGAGCTGCTGCGCTCGCGGCCGGTGGCGGACGCGGCCGATCCGGTGGCGGCGCTGCGCGCGCTGCTGCGGGACGCGGTCGACGAGGCCGGCCGGGACCCGAAGCTGCTCAAGGCCCACGAGGCGCTGACCGCCACGTACTTCTCCGGCGTGCCCACCCAGGAGGCGGCGGCCCGGCGGGCCGGGATGTCGTTCAGTACGTACCGGCGTCACCTGCGGCAGGGCATCGACGCGGTGTGCGCCACCCTGTGGGAGGTGCGGCTGCGCGGCCGCACCGGCCCGGCCTGA
- a CDS encoding class I SAM-dependent methyltransferase: MTSPTTTTTGSAVLPGATYGQTWATDYDTLYDDRDHIPAVVTFLRRHARPASVLELGVGTGRLALPLAAAGLRVVGVDNSPAMLDRLRAKPGADRVDARLGDMLHPPTAAAFGCVLIAFSTLYLLTDQTDQRACITAAAARLAPGGSLIVEGFIPDPDRWHHGHSLHVDQWDPERPTMSVGRLDTTAQTIETLRITHTDGQPRVVANRLRYVLPAELDLLAEAAGLALTGRYRDLTGHPFDPGAHTHVSVYSTHTPPG; this comes from the coding sequence ATGACCTCACCCACCACCACCACCACCGGTTCCGCCGTTCTCCCGGGCGCCACCTACGGGCAGACCTGGGCCACCGACTACGACACCCTCTACGACGACCGCGACCACATCCCCGCCGTCGTGACGTTCCTGCGCCGCCACGCCCGGCCCGCGTCCGTACTCGAACTCGGCGTCGGCACCGGCCGCCTCGCCCTGCCCCTAGCCGCGGCAGGGCTGCGCGTCGTCGGCGTCGACAACTCCCCCGCCATGCTCGACCGGCTACGGGCCAAGCCCGGCGCCGACCGCGTCGACGCCCGCCTCGGCGACATGCTCCACCCACCTACCGCCGCCGCGTTCGGCTGCGTGCTCATCGCGTTCTCCACCCTGTACCTGCTCACCGACCAAACCGACCAGCGCGCCTGCATCACCGCCGCCGCGGCCCGGCTGGCCCCCGGCGGCAGCCTCATCGTCGAAGGATTCATCCCCGACCCCGACCGCTGGCACCACGGCCACTCCCTCCACGTCGACCAATGGGACCCGGAACGCCCCACCATGTCCGTCGGCCGCCTCGACACCACCGCCCAGACCATCGAAACCCTGCGCATCACCCACACCGACGGACAACCCCGCGTCGTCGCCAACCGCCTGCGCTACGTCCTGCCCGCCGAACTCGACCTCCTCGCCGAAGCCGCCGGCCTCGCCCTCACCGGCCGCTACCGTGACCTCACCGGCCACCCCTTCGACCCGGGTGCGCACACCCACGTGTCCGTCTACAGCACCCACACCCCACCCGGCTGA
- a CDS encoding heavy metal translocating P-type ATPase gives MAAHGGAGHGGHDEHAGHDPEAFRRKFWLSLVLTLPIVATSHMIMDWFGYSLDFPGMSLAGPVLGTVVFVYGGWPFLAGAVAEVRDRAPGMMLLIAMAISVAYAASLATSLGVFGLDFWWELAALVTIMLLGHWQEMKAIGQAQGALAALAALLPDDAERLTAGGGAERVPVAALAVGDTVLVRSGARVPADGRIVAGAASLDESMITGESRPVSRGAGERVVAGTVATDSAIRVRVEAVGDQTALAGIGRLVAQAQSARGRAQVLADRFAAMLFYVATAAAVLTFVVWWVLGDLDQAVVRTVTVLVIACPHALGLAIPLVVALSTAVSARAGILVKDRLALERMRTVEAVLFDKTGTLTKGAHTVTGVAAAAGLTEEHVLDIAGAVEADSEHPLARALTTAAGRRGLRAQAAGFRSLTGRGVQAVVDGHGYAVGGPALLRELGATVPADLREPARQWSQRGAAVLHLLRLDDAGTPAVIGAFGLEDEVRPEAREAIAQLRQAGIGKIVMITGDAWPVAEAVAADLGLTAGDEVFAEVLPADKDRTVAGLQERGLRVAMVGDGVNDAPALTRADVGLAIGAGTDVAIESSGVVLASSDPRAVTGVIRLSQASYRKMVQNLAWAAGYNVVAIPLAAGVLAWAGITLSPAVGGVLMSASTIVVALNAQLLRRVRLAPRP, from the coding sequence ATGGCCGCGCACGGCGGCGCGGGACACGGTGGACACGACGAGCACGCCGGCCACGATCCGGAGGCGTTCCGGCGGAAGTTCTGGCTCAGTCTGGTGCTGACGCTCCCGATCGTCGCGACCAGCCATATGATCATGGACTGGTTCGGCTACTCGCTCGATTTCCCCGGTATGTCGTTGGCCGGCCCGGTGCTGGGGACCGTGGTGTTCGTCTACGGCGGGTGGCCGTTCCTGGCCGGTGCGGTCGCCGAGGTGAGGGACCGGGCGCCGGGGATGATGCTGCTGATCGCGATGGCGATCAGCGTGGCGTACGCGGCGTCGCTGGCGACCAGTCTCGGGGTGTTCGGCCTGGACTTCTGGTGGGAGCTGGCGGCGCTGGTGACGATCATGCTGCTCGGGCACTGGCAGGAGATGAAGGCGATCGGGCAGGCGCAGGGGGCGCTCGCCGCGCTGGCCGCGCTGCTGCCCGACGACGCCGAGCGGCTGACCGCCGGCGGTGGTGCCGAGCGGGTGCCGGTCGCCGCGCTCGCGGTCGGCGACACCGTGCTGGTGCGCTCGGGCGCGCGGGTGCCGGCCGACGGGCGGATCGTGGCCGGTGCGGCGTCGCTGGACGAGTCGATGATCACCGGTGAGTCCCGGCCGGTGTCGCGGGGCGCCGGTGAGCGGGTGGTGGCCGGGACGGTCGCGACCGACTCGGCGATCCGGGTCCGGGTGGAGGCGGTGGGTGATCAGACCGCGCTGGCCGGGATCGGCCGGCTCGTCGCGCAGGCGCAGTCGGCCCGCGGCCGGGCGCAGGTGCTGGCGGACCGGTTCGCGGCGATGCTGTTCTACGTCGCCACCGCCGCGGCCGTGCTGACCTTCGTGGTGTGGTGGGTGCTCGGTGACCTGGACCAGGCGGTGGTGCGAACGGTGACGGTGCTGGTGATCGCGTGCCCGCACGCGCTGGGGCTGGCGATCCCGCTGGTGGTCGCATTGTCCACGGCAGTGTCGGCCAGGGCCGGGATCCTGGTCAAGGACCGGCTCGCGCTGGAGCGGATGCGCACGGTCGAGGCGGTGCTGTTCGACAAGACCGGCACTCTGACCAAGGGCGCGCACACGGTCACCGGCGTCGCCGCCGCGGCCGGACTCACCGAGGAGCACGTGCTGGACATCGCGGGCGCGGTCGAGGCCGACAGCGAGCACCCGCTGGCACGGGCGCTGACCACGGCCGCCGGCCGGCGTGGCCTGCGCGCGCAGGCGGCCGGGTTCCGGTCGCTGACCGGGCGTGGCGTGCAGGCGGTCGTGGACGGTCACGGCTACGCCGTCGGCGGGCCGGCCCTGCTGCGGGAGCTCGGCGCGACGGTGCCGGCCGACCTGCGCGAACCGGCGCGGCAGTGGTCGCAGCGCGGTGCGGCGGTGCTGCACCTGCTGCGCCTCGACGACGCCGGGACGCCCGCGGTGATCGGCGCGTTCGGACTGGAGGACGAGGTGCGGCCGGAGGCGCGAGAGGCGATCGCGCAGTTGCGCCAGGCCGGGATCGGCAAGATCGTGATGATCACCGGTGATGCGTGGCCGGTCGCCGAGGCGGTCGCGGCCGACCTCGGCCTCACCGCCGGTGACGAGGTGTTCGCCGAGGTCCTGCCGGCCGACAAGGACCGGACGGTGGCCGGGCTGCAGGAGCGCGGGCTGCGGGTGGCGATGGTCGGTGACGGGGTCAACGACGCGCCGGCGCTGACGCGCGCCGATGTCGGCCTGGCGATCGGCGCGGGTACCGACGTGGCGATCGAATCGTCCGGTGTCGTGCTGGCCTCCTCCGACCCGCGCGCGGTGACCGGCGTGATCCGCCTGTCGCAGGCCTCGTACCGGAAGATGGTCCAGAACCTGGCGTGGGCGGCCGGTTACAACGTCGTGGCGATCCCGCTGGCCGCGGGTGTGCTGGCCTGGGCCGGGATCACGCTGAGCCCGGCGGTCGGGGGGGTGCTGATGAGCGCCTCGACGATCGTGGTCGCGCTCAACGCCCAGCTGCTGCGCCGGGTGCGCCTGGCACCCCGGCCCTGA
- a CDS encoding nitrilase-related carbon-nitrogen hydrolase → MADIVRAAIVQTNWTGDKESMIKAHEEYARQAAAQGAKVICFQELFYGPYFCQVQDAEFYSYAEAIPGPTTERFQALAKELGIVMVLPMYEQEQPGVLYNTAAVVDADGSYLGKYRKNHIPQVKGFWEKFYFRPGNLGYPVFDTAVGRIGVYICYDRHFPEGWRALGLAGAKIVFNPSATSRGLSSYLWKLEQPASAVANEYFIGAINRTGIEELGDNDFYGTSYFVDPEGRFVGEVGDAHHPELIVRDLDLSLLDTVRDRWQFYRDRRPDSYDGLVQP, encoded by the coding sequence ATGGCAGACATCGTTCGTGCCGCCATCGTCCAGACCAACTGGACCGGCGACAAGGAAAGCATGATCAAGGCCCATGAGGAGTACGCCAGGCAGGCGGCAGCCCAGGGCGCCAAGGTCATCTGTTTCCAGGAGCTGTTCTACGGCCCGTACTTCTGCCAGGTGCAGGACGCCGAGTTCTACTCCTACGCGGAGGCGATCCCCGGCCCGACCACCGAGCGTTTCCAGGCCCTGGCCAAGGAACTCGGCATCGTCATGGTCCTGCCGATGTACGAGCAGGAGCAGCCCGGCGTCCTCTACAACACCGCCGCCGTGGTCGACGCCGACGGCAGTTACCTCGGTAAATACCGAAAGAACCACATTCCCCAGGTGAAGGGCTTCTGGGAGAAGTTCTACTTCCGTCCCGGAAACCTCGGTTACCCGGTCTTCGACACCGCGGTCGGCCGGATCGGCGTCTACATCTGTTACGACCGGCACTTCCCGGAGGGCTGGCGTGCGCTCGGCCTGGCCGGCGCGAAGATCGTCTTCAATCCGTCCGCCACGTCCCGCGGCCTCTCGTCGTACCTGTGGAAGCTGGAGCAACCGGCCAGTGCGGTGGCGAACGAGTACTTCATCGGCGCGATCAACCGCACCGGCATCGAGGAACTCGGCGACAACGACTTCTACGGCACGTCCTACTTCGTCGACCCGGAGGGCAGATTCGTCGGCGAGGTCGGCGACGCGCACCACCCCGAGCTGATCGTCCGCGACCTGGACCTCAGCCTGCTCGACACGGTCCGCGACCGCTGGCAGTTCTACCGAGACCGCCGCCCCGACTCCTACGACGGGCTGGTGCAGCCCTGA
- the hydA gene encoding dihydropyrimidinase, which yields MATLITGGTVVSPTGTHRNDVLIDGEKIVALFAPGTGPQDVAAIDATGKYVIPGGVDAHTHMELPFGGTHASDTFDTGTRAAAFGGTTTIVDFAVQRTGEVVQDGLAAWHAKAAGECHVDYAFHMILGGVDDDALKAMDVLVADEGISSFKLFMAYPGVFYSDDGQILRAMQKARDNGAMIMMHAENGPAIDVLVQQALARGETGPIHHGLTRPEALEAEATHRAIMLASVAADCPLYIVHLSASKALAAVAEARDAGRNVFAETCPQYLYLTLEDQLGAPGFEGAKWVCSTPLRSKHESHRTDLWRGLRTNDLAIVSTDHCPFCFKDQKELGRGDFSRIPNGIGSVEHRVDLLYQGVADGKLSLERWVETIATTPARMFGLYPRKGVIAPGSDADIVLYDPAGRTRISVETHHMNMDHSAWEGYEIAGKVDTVISRGTVIVSGGTYHGRKGHGRYLPRGLSTYLV from the coding sequence ATGGCGACGCTGATCACGGGCGGCACGGTCGTCTCACCGACCGGCACCCACCGCAACGACGTCCTGATCGACGGTGAGAAGATCGTCGCCCTGTTCGCGCCCGGCACCGGGCCGCAGGACGTGGCGGCCATCGACGCCACCGGCAAGTACGTCATCCCCGGCGGGGTGGACGCGCACACCCACATGGAGCTGCCGTTCGGCGGCACCCACGCGTCCGACACGTTCGACACCGGCACGCGGGCGGCGGCGTTCGGCGGCACCACCACGATCGTCGACTTCGCCGTGCAGCGCACCGGCGAGGTGGTGCAGGACGGGCTGGCCGCCTGGCACGCGAAGGCGGCGGGGGAGTGCCACGTCGACTACGCGTTCCACATGATCCTCGGCGGGGTCGACGACGACGCGCTCAAGGCGATGGACGTGCTCGTCGCCGACGAGGGCATCTCCAGCTTCAAGCTCTTCATGGCGTACCCGGGCGTCTTCTACAGCGACGACGGGCAGATCCTGCGCGCGATGCAGAAGGCGCGGGACAACGGCGCCATGATCATGATGCACGCGGAGAACGGCCCGGCCATCGACGTGCTGGTCCAGCAGGCCCTCGCGCGCGGCGAGACCGGCCCGATCCACCACGGCCTCACCCGGCCGGAGGCGCTCGAGGCCGAGGCCACCCACCGGGCGATCATGCTCGCGTCGGTGGCCGCCGACTGCCCGCTCTACATCGTGCACCTGTCGGCCAGCAAGGCGCTGGCGGCGGTCGCCGAGGCGCGCGACGCCGGGCGCAACGTCTTCGCCGAGACCTGTCCGCAGTACCTCTACCTGACGCTGGAGGACCAGCTCGGCGCGCCCGGCTTCGAGGGCGCCAAGTGGGTCTGCTCGACGCCGCTGCGCAGCAAGCACGAGAGTCACCGCACGGACCTGTGGCGGGGCCTGCGCACCAACGACCTGGCCATCGTCTCGACCGACCATTGCCCGTTCTGCTTCAAGGACCAGAAGGAGCTCGGGCGCGGCGACTTCTCCAGGATCCCGAACGGGATCGGCAGCGTCGAGCACCGCGTAGACCTGCTCTACCAGGGCGTCGCCGACGGCAAGCTGTCCCTGGAGCGCTGGGTGGAGACGATCGCGACCACGCCGGCCCGGATGTTCGGCCTCTACCCGCGCAAGGGCGTCATCGCGCCCGGCTCGGACGCCGACATCGTGCTCTACGACCCGGCCGGGCGCACCCGGATCAGCGTCGAGACGCACCACATGAACATGGACCACTCGGCGTGGGAGGGCTACGAGATCGCCGGCAAGGTCGACACGGTGATCTCCCGCGGCACGGTGATCGTCTCCGGCGGCACCTACCACGGCCGCAAGGGCCACGGCCGATACCTGCCCCGCGGCCTCTCGACCTATCTGGTCTGA